A single region of the Salvelinus sp. IW2-2015 linkage group LG20, ASM291031v2, whole genome shotgun sequence genome encodes:
- the LOC111981270 gene encoding actin filament-associated protein 1-like 1 isoform X2, protein MGDKSCNASQTRPKSMNAKEKPAWKTHMDTSSDNSMEYLVSELNVLLKLLDHESVSTATAEKMSAIRSLLGQLQPSVNGSDFVYMNTSLYGNGTSFVESLFEELDCDLHELRASPEELKDQVEEKTSKIPPSKSPTDTPPPLPTTPPPEDYYEEAVPLDPGTVPQYITNIATCISSSPPNSIEDAYYEDADNNYPTTRINGPRMNSYADSDALSSSYESYDEEDEEAKGQDRTRRWQSEENSVGPMKDCRICAFLLRKKRFGQWAKQLTVVRDNRLQCYKSIKDSSPHIELPLNLCNVIYVPKDARRKKHKLRFSLPGGEALVLAVQSKEQAERWLKVIREVVSQASSNDGLEGSSSPMIQRKKDLDKLVGADKHTSDSDSVATGDNLPSGQLRDNCDQGKGKRGAFTELTGSMSRAAGRKINRIISFSKKKPPLPGDTLTSSXRDDNPRCGYLNVLVNQCWRERWCCVKGGTLYLHKERGDLRTHVSAVVLHGAEVVPGLGPKHPFAFRILQGGNEVAALEASCSEEMGRWLGVLLAESGCATTPEALHYDYVDVDTITNITDAARHSFLWATSSSGASTDTRTYDEVPYEGVLPEKPVPRPGSQVKRHSSFSSSREIEKADSLVTIKRHGSSKSPEDANQYASGKYGKTRAEEDARRYLKEKEEMEKEREVIKNALLVLRNDRKEVKEQLKDATGKQQKQLEKRLAQLEESCRGKEGERVDLELRLNEVKENLKKSLAGGVLGPLTESKPPTSKPPRKVRISKVDNTYTEASMPVNCAAEMRKCPPSICSSSKGNVMQKAKEWESKKGT, encoded by the exons ATGGGGGATAAATCGTGTAATGCATCGCAAACTCGGCCAAAATCAATGAATGCGAAAGAAAAACCGGCTTGGAAAACACACATGGATACCAGTAGCGATAACT CGATGGAGTACCTGGTGAGTGAACTGaacgtgttgctgaagctgctgGACCATGAGAGCGTGAGCACAGCCACAGCAGAGAAGATGAGTGCGATACGGAGCCTACTGGGGCAGCTGCAGCCAtcag TGAATGGATCAGACTTCGTATACATGAACACTTCCCTTTATGGAAATGGCACCAGCTTTGTGGAATCTTTGTTTGAGGAATTGG ATTGTGACCTGCATGAGCTCAGAGCCTCCCCAGAAGAACTGAAGGATCAGGTAGAGGAGAAAACCTCCAAAATACCACCGTCGAAA AGTCCCACTGACACCCCCCCTCCTCTGCCAACCACCCCTCCTCCAGAGGACTACTATGAGGAGGCAGTGCCCCTGGACCCTGGCACGGTGCCCCAGTACATCACCAACATYGCCACATGCA TCAGCTCAAGTCCCCCAAATTCCATTGAAGATGCATACTATGAAGACGCTGACAACAACTACCCCACCACCCGAATCAATGGCCCGCGCATGAACTCCT ACGCTGATTCAGATGCGCTGAGCAGCTCCTATGAGTCGTATgacgaggaggatgaggaggcgaAGGGCCAGGACAGGACTCGGCGGTGGCAGTCAGAGGAGAACTCTGTGGGCCCCATGAAGGACTGTCGCATCTGTGCCTTCCTGTTGCGCAAGAAACGCTTCGGACAGTGGGCAAAACAGCTGACCGTTGTCCGTGACAACAGATTACAG TGCTACAAGAGCATCAAAGACAGCAGCCCACACATTGAGCTGCCGCTGAACCTGTGTAACGTCATCTACGTCCCCAAAGACGCACGCCGCAAGAAGCACAAGCTGCGTTTCTCCCTGCCTGGGGGAGAGGCCTTGGTGCTGGCTGTCCAGAGCAAGGAACAGGCGGAGCGATGGCTYAAGGTGATCCGGGAGGTGGTCAGTCAGGCCAGCAGCAATGACGGATTAGAGGGCTCCTCCTCTCCTATGATCCAGAGGAAGAAAGATCTGGACAAG TTAGTAGGAGCTGACAAGCACACCTCCGACTCTGACAGCGTGGCCACTGGTGACAACCTACCCTCTGGTCAGCTCCGGGACAACTGTGACCAAG GGAAGGGGAAGAGGGGGGCGTTTACAGAGTTGACGGGATCTATGAGCAGAGCGGCTGGACGGAAGATCAACAGGATCATCAGTTTCTCTAAGAAGAAGCCTCCTCTCCCAGGAGACACTCTGACCTCTTCCWACCGTGACGACAATCCCCGCTGTG GTTATCTGAATGTGCTTGTGAACCAGTgctggagggagaggtggtgcTGTGTAAAGGGTGGAACACTGTACCTGCACAAAGAAAGGGGTGACCTGCGTACTCACGTCAGCGCTGTGGTCCTCCATGGGGCCGAGGTYGTACCTGGACTGGGGCCCAAGCACCCCTTCGCTTTCCGCATCCTGCAAGGAGGCAACGAGGTGGCTGCATTGGAG gccagctgttcagaggagatgggCCGCTGGCTGGGGGTCCTGCTGGCAGAGTCTGGCTGCGCCACCACCCCAGAGGCCCTGCATTACGACTATGTGGACGTGGACACCATCACTAACATCACAGACGCAGCAAGACACTCCTTCCT TTGGGCTACCTCCTCCAGTGGYGCCTCCACAGACACCAGAACCTATGATGAGGTTCCTTATGAGGGTGTATTG CCAGAGAAGCCAGTACCTAGACCAGGATCGCAGGTGAAACGCCACTCTTCTTTCTCCAgcagcagagagatagagaaggcgGATTCCTTAGTCACCATAAAGAGACACGGCTCCAGTAAGTCCCCCGAAG ATGCKAATCAGTATGCATCAGGGAAGTATGGCAAAACACGAGCCGAGGAGGATGCCAGGAGGTAcctgaaagagaaagaagagatggagaaggagcgAGAGGTCATAAAAAATGCCCTGCTCGTATTACGCAATGATAGGAAAGAGGTGAAGGAACAACTGAAGGATGCTACAG GTAAGCAGCAGAAGCAGCTAGAGAAGCGTTTGGCCCAGCTGGAGGAAAGCtgcagggggaaggagggggagcgGGTGGACCTGGAGCTGCGTCTCAATGAGGTGAAGGAGAACCTAAAGAAGTCCCTGGCTGGAGGGGTGCTGGGGCCGCTCACAGAGAGCAAACCCCCCACTAGCAAACCCCCCAGAAAG GTCCGGATCAGTAAAGTTGACAACACATACACTGAGGCATCCATGCCAGTCAACTGTGCTGCGGAGATGCGGAAGTGCCCCCCATCCATCTGTTCATCTAGCAAGGGGAACGTCATGCAGAAAGCCAAG GAATGGGAGTCCAAAAAGGGGACTTAG
- the LOC111981270 gene encoding actin filament-associated protein 1-like 1 isoform X3 has protein sequence MGDKSCNASQTRPKSMNAKEKPAWKTHMDTSSDNSMEYLVSELNVLLKLLDHESVSTATAEKMSAIRSLLGQLQPSVNGSDFVYMNTSLYGNGTSFVESLFEELDCDLHELRASPEELKDQVEEKTSKIPPSKSPTDTPPPLPTTPPPEDYYEEAVPLDPGTVPQYITNIATCISSSPPNSIEDAYYEDADNNYPTTRINGPRMNSYADSDALSSSYESYDEEDEEAKGQDRTRRWQSEENSVGPMKDCRICAFLLRKKRFGQWAKQLTVVRDNRLQCYKSIKDSSPHIELPLNLCNVIYVPKDARRKKHKLRFSLPGGEALVLAVQSKEQAERWLKVIREVVSQASSNDGLEGSSSPMIQRKKDLDKLVGADKHTSDSDSVATGDNLPSGQLRDNCDQGKGKRGAFTELTGSMSRAAGRKINRIISFSKKKPPLPGDTLTSSXRDDNPRCGYLNVLVNQCWRERWCCVKGGTLYLHKERGDLRTHVSAVVLHGAEVVPGLGPKHPFAFRILQGGNEVAALEASCSEEMGRWLGVLLAESGCATTPEALHYDYVDVDTITNITDAARHSFLWATSSSGASTDTRTYDEVPYEGVLQPEKPVPRPGSQVKRHSSFSSSREIEKADSLVTIKRHGSNANQYASGKYGKTRAEEDARRYLKEKEEMEKEREVIKNALLVLRNDRKEVKEQLKDATGKQQKQLEKRLAQLEESCRGKEGERVDLELRLNEVKENLKKSLAGGVLGPLTESKPPTSKPPRKVRISKVDNTYTEASMPVNCAAEMRKCPPSICSSSKGNVMQKAKEWESKKGT, from the exons ATGGGGGATAAATCGTGTAATGCATCGCAAACTCGGCCAAAATCAATGAATGCGAAAGAAAAACCGGCTTGGAAAACACACATGGATACCAGTAGCGATAACT CGATGGAGTACCTGGTGAGTGAACTGaacgtgttgctgaagctgctgGACCATGAGAGCGTGAGCACAGCCACAGCAGAGAAGATGAGTGCGATACGGAGCCTACTGGGGCAGCTGCAGCCAtcag TGAATGGATCAGACTTCGTATACATGAACACTTCCCTTTATGGAAATGGCACCAGCTTTGTGGAATCTTTGTTTGAGGAATTGG ATTGTGACCTGCATGAGCTCAGAGCCTCCCCAGAAGAACTGAAGGATCAGGTAGAGGAGAAAACCTCCAAAATACCACCGTCGAAA AGTCCCACTGACACCCCCCCTCCTCTGCCAACCACCCCTCCTCCAGAGGACTACTATGAGGAGGCAGTGCCCCTGGACCCTGGCACGGTGCCCCAGTACATCACCAACATYGCCACATGCA TCAGCTCAAGTCCCCCAAATTCCATTGAAGATGCATACTATGAAGACGCTGACAACAACTACCCCACCACCCGAATCAATGGCCCGCGCATGAACTCCT ACGCTGATTCAGATGCGCTGAGCAGCTCCTATGAGTCGTATgacgaggaggatgaggaggcgaAGGGCCAGGACAGGACTCGGCGGTGGCAGTCAGAGGAGAACTCTGTGGGCCCCATGAAGGACTGTCGCATCTGTGCCTTCCTGTTGCGCAAGAAACGCTTCGGACAGTGGGCAAAACAGCTGACCGTTGTCCGTGACAACAGATTACAG TGCTACAAGAGCATCAAAGACAGCAGCCCACACATTGAGCTGCCGCTGAACCTGTGTAACGTCATCTACGTCCCCAAAGACGCACGCCGCAAGAAGCACAAGCTGCGTTTCTCCCTGCCTGGGGGAGAGGCCTTGGTGCTGGCTGTCCAGAGCAAGGAACAGGCGGAGCGATGGCTYAAGGTGATCCGGGAGGTGGTCAGTCAGGCCAGCAGCAATGACGGATTAGAGGGCTCCTCCTCTCCTATGATCCAGAGGAAGAAAGATCTGGACAAG TTAGTAGGAGCTGACAAGCACACCTCCGACTCTGACAGCGTGGCCACTGGTGACAACCTACCCTCTGGTCAGCTCCGGGACAACTGTGACCAAG GGAAGGGGAAGAGGGGGGCGTTTACAGAGTTGACGGGATCTATGAGCAGAGCGGCTGGACGGAAGATCAACAGGATCATCAGTTTCTCTAAGAAGAAGCCTCCTCTCCCAGGAGACACTCTGACCTCTTCCWACCGTGACGACAATCCCCGCTGTG GTTATCTGAATGTGCTTGTGAACCAGTgctggagggagaggtggtgcTGTGTAAAGGGTGGAACACTGTACCTGCACAAAGAAAGGGGTGACCTGCGTACTCACGTCAGCGCTGTGGTCCTCCATGGGGCCGAGGTYGTACCTGGACTGGGGCCCAAGCACCCCTTCGCTTTCCGCATCCTGCAAGGAGGCAACGAGGTGGCTGCATTGGAG gccagctgttcagaggagatgggCCGCTGGCTGGGGGTCCTGCTGGCAGAGTCTGGCTGCGCCACCACCCCAGAGGCCCTGCATTACGACTATGTGGACGTGGACACCATCACTAACATCACAGACGCAGCAAGACACTCCTTCCT TTGGGCTACCTCCTCCAGTGGYGCCTCCACAGACACCAGAACCTATGATGAGGTTCCTTATGAGGGTGTATTG CAGCCAGAGAAGCCAGTACCTAGACCAGGATCGCAGGTGAAACGCCACTCTTCTTTCTCCAgcagcagagagatagagaaggcgGATTCCTTAGTCACCATAAAGAGACACGGCTCCA ATGCKAATCAGTATGCATCAGGGAAGTATGGCAAAACACGAGCCGAGGAGGATGCCAGGAGGTAcctgaaagagaaagaagagatggagaaggagcgAGAGGTCATAAAAAATGCCCTGCTCGTATTACGCAATGATAGGAAAGAGGTGAAGGAACAACTGAAGGATGCTACAG GTAAGCAGCAGAAGCAGCTAGAGAAGCGTTTGGCCCAGCTGGAGGAAAGCtgcagggggaaggagggggagcgGGTGGACCTGGAGCTGCGTCTCAATGAGGTGAAGGAGAACCTAAAGAAGTCCCTGGCTGGAGGGGTGCTGGGGCCGCTCACAGAGAGCAAACCCCCCACTAGCAAACCCCCCAGAAAG GTCCGGATCAGTAAAGTTGACAACACATACACTGAGGCATCCATGCCAGTCAACTGTGCTGCGGAGATGCGGAAGTGCCCCCCATCCATCTGTTCATCTAGCAAGGGGAACGTCATGCAGAAAGCCAAG GAATGGGAGTCCAAAAAGGGGACTTAG